A window of the Vibrio ostreae genome harbors these coding sequences:
- the argC gene encoding N-acetyl-gamma-glutamyl-phosphate reductase gives MLKTTIIGASGYTGAELALMVHKHPELTLSGLYVSANSVDAGKSIAQLHGKLAGLVDMPVQALTDVEQVAQECDVVFLATAHEVSHDLAPVFLANNCQVFDLSGAYRVQSEGFYDQYYGFQHQHGDWLAEAAYGLAEWNQEAILNSQLVAVAGCYPTASQLAIKPLLAAGLVDKAQWPVINAVSGVTGAGRKATMTNSFCEVSLQPYGVFTHRHQPEIATHLGCDVIFTPHLGNFKRGILATITMKLAAGVSAEQVAQAFAEAYGDKPAVRLHTSTLPRIQDVEFTPFCDIGWKVQGEHVIVVSAIDNLLKGASSQAMQCLNIHYGFDELTALV, from the coding sequence ATGCTAAAAACCACCATTATCGGCGCAAGCGGCTACACCGGAGCAGAACTTGCTCTTATGGTTCACAAACACCCAGAGCTCACGCTATCAGGTTTATACGTTTCCGCCAACAGCGTCGATGCAGGAAAATCGATTGCCCAGTTGCACGGTAAACTGGCGGGGCTGGTCGATATGCCGGTACAGGCATTGACGGATGTGGAGCAGGTCGCGCAAGAGTGTGATGTGGTGTTTCTCGCGACGGCGCACGAAGTAAGCCACGATCTGGCACCGGTTTTCCTGGCCAACAACTGTCAGGTGTTTGACCTGTCAGGTGCTTACCGGGTGCAGAGTGAAGGTTTTTATGACCAGTACTACGGCTTCCAGCACCAGCATGGTGACTGGCTGGCGGAAGCGGCTTACGGACTGGCCGAGTGGAACCAGGAAGCTATTCTTAATAGTCAGCTGGTCGCGGTAGCCGGTTGTTACCCGACGGCTTCGCAACTGGCCATTAAGCCACTGCTGGCAGCGGGTCTGGTTGATAAAGCGCAGTGGCCGGTGATTAATGCGGTCAGTGGCGTCACGGGCGCAGGCCGTAAAGCCACCATGACCAACAGTTTCTGTGAAGTCAGCCTGCAGCCGTACGGTGTGTTTACCCACCGTCACCAGCCGGAGATTGCCACTCACCTGGGTTGTGATGTGATTTTCACGCCGCACCTGGGTAACTTTAAGCGCGGGATTCTGGCGACCATCACCATGAAACTGGCGGCGGGTGTCAGCGCTGAGCAGGTTGCACAGGCCTTTGCTGAGGCATACGGCGACAAGCCGGCGGTACGTTTGCATACCAGCACGCTGCCGCGTATTCAGGATGTTGAGTTCACTCCGTTCTGTGATATTGGCTGGAAGGTGCAGGGCGAGCACGTCATCGTGGTCTCGGCAATTGACAACTTATTAAAAGGCGCATCGAGTCAAGCGATGCAATGTCTGAACATACACTACGGTTTCGATGAACTGACCGCTTTGGTGTGA
- the argE gene encoding acetylornithine deacetylase, whose amino-acid sequence MQLPSFLEVYEGLISTPSISSTDPQWDLGNEKVIAKLADWLTALGFSVEIDQVAPGKQNLIAKKGQGEGGLLLAGHSDTVPFDEGRWNFDPHALTQADNRFYGLGTADMKGFFAFILEAVKKVDWSKQTKPLYVLATCDEETTMLGARHFTENAPFQPDYCIIGEPTSLVPIYGHKGHVANAIRVTGKSGHSSNPALGVNAIEIMYEVMFAMMQLRDKLIKEYQHPGFEIPHPTLNLGHIHGGDTPNRICGCCELHYDVRPLPGISLDGLDNMLRGALKEVQDKWPGRIEVEPLHDAIPGYACDHDHPFVTDVSQICEQPAQTVNYCTEAPFLQQLCPTLVLGPGSIDQAHQPDEFLAFDFIDPTINVLSKAMVKYCF is encoded by the coding sequence ATGCAATTACCGAGTTTCCTCGAAGTCTATGAAGGCTTGATTTCGACCCCGTCGATCAGTTCCACGGACCCGCAATGGGACCTGGGCAATGAAAAGGTGATTGCCAAACTGGCGGACTGGCTTACTGCGCTTGGCTTTAGCGTTGAAATCGACCAGGTCGCTCCCGGCAAACAGAACCTGATTGCGAAAAAGGGTCAGGGCGAAGGCGGCCTGCTGCTGGCCGGTCACAGTGATACCGTGCCATTTGACGAAGGACGCTGGAATTTTGATCCCCATGCCCTGACTCAGGCCGACAACCGCTTTTACGGCCTCGGTACCGCAGATATGAAAGGCTTCTTTGCGTTTATCCTCGAAGCGGTGAAAAAAGTCGACTGGAGCAAGCAGACCAAACCCCTGTACGTGCTGGCGACCTGTGATGAAGAAACCACCATGCTCGGTGCGCGTCACTTTACTGAAAACGCGCCATTTCAGCCCGATTACTGCATCATCGGCGAACCCACCAGTCTGGTGCCAATTTACGGCCATAAAGGTCACGTTGCCAATGCGATTCGCGTGACCGGTAAGTCGGGCCACTCCTCCAACCCGGCGCTGGGCGTCAATGCGATCGAAATTATGTACGAAGTCATGTTCGCGATGATGCAACTGCGCGACAAGCTGATTAAAGAGTATCAGCATCCGGGATTTGAAATCCCGCACCCGACGCTTAACCTCGGCCATATCCATGGCGGTGACACACCAAACCGCATCTGTGGCTGCTGTGAGCTGCACTACGATGTACGTCCGCTGCCGGGCATCAGCCTGGACGGTCTGGATAACATGCTGCGCGGTGCCCTGAAAGAGGTACAGGACAAATGGCCGGGCCGGATTGAAGTTGAACCTTTGCATGATGCGATTCCGGGCTATGCCTGTGATCACGACCATCCGTTCGTGACTGACGTCAGTCAAATCTGTGAGCAGCCGGCGCAAACCGTCAATTACTGCACTGAGGCGCCGTTCCTGCAACAGCTGTGTCCGACCCTGGTACTGGGTCCGGGATCGATTGATCAGGCGCACCAGCCGGATGAGTTCCTCGCCTTTGACTTCATTGATCCGACCATCAATGTGTTATCGAAAGCCATGGTTAAATACTGCTTTTAA
- the ppc gene encoding phosphoenolpyruvate carboxylase, whose translation MNEKYAALKSNVSMLGRLLGQTIQDASGDVILEKVETIRKLSKSARAGNQADRDNLIEEIKSLNNDQLTPVARAFNQFLNLTNIADQYHTISRHCEEHVCEPDAIHDLFSKLSDNSISKLDTAQAVRDLNIELVLTAHPTEITRRTMINNLVKINECLSKLELSDLSSKERLKTERRLEQLIAQGWHSDVIRKQRPTPLDEAKWGFAVVENSLWQAVPEFLRELDVSVKNYLGEGLPIDARPVHFSSWMGGDRDGNPFVTHTITREVMLLSRWKAADLYLGDINELISELSMTKCNDTVRDLAGEEEHEPYRAILKRVRSVLQETLEILDAKVHGQQLAVKAPLRNISQLWEPLYACYQSLHECGMGVIADGSLLDTLRRVKAFGVHLVRLDIRQESTRHSDVLSELTRYLGIGDYDQWSEQDKIAFLTNELASKRPLLPRDWQPSEPVKEVLDTCKIIASQPREAFGAYVISMARTASDVLAVHLLLQECGCPYRLDVCPLFETLDDLNNAEAVITQLMSIDLYRGFIQNHQMVMIGYSDSAKDAGVMSAGWAQYHAMESLVKVAEEAGIELTLFHGRGGTIGRGGAPAHAALLSQPPKSLKGGLRVTEQGEMIRFKLGLPDVAVNSFNVYASAILEANLLPPPEPKQEWRDLMEVLSDVSCAAYRAVVRGEADFVPYFRQATPELELGKLPLGSRPAKRNPNGGVESLRAIPWIFSWSQNRLVLPAWLGAGEAIQHAIDQGYQAQLEEMCREWPFFSTRLGMLEMVYTKCNLDIARYYDERLVDEPLRPLGQRLRDQLQKDIKTVLNVENNENLMQSDPWGHESIRLRNIYVEPLNMLQAELLYRTRQSEQPDPELEEALMVTIAGIAAGMRNTG comes from the coding sequence ATGAACGAGAAATACGCCGCGCTCAAAAGTAACGTGAGCATGCTGGGTCGCCTTCTGGGGCAGACAATTCAGGATGCCAGCGGTGACGTTATTTTAGAGAAAGTGGAAACCATCCGAAAACTTTCCAAATCTGCCCGCGCCGGCAATCAGGCCGACCGCGATAATCTCATTGAAGAGATTAAAAGCCTGAACAATGATCAGTTAACGCCGGTTGCCCGCGCGTTTAACCAGTTTCTGAATCTGACCAATATTGCCGATCAGTACCACACCATCTCGCGTCACTGCGAAGAGCATGTGTGTGAACCTGACGCCATTCACGATCTGTTCAGTAAACTGAGCGACAACAGCATCAGCAAACTCGATACCGCACAGGCGGTGCGAGATCTCAATATTGAGCTGGTTCTGACCGCGCACCCGACGGAAATCACCCGTCGTACCATGATCAATAATCTGGTTAAGATTAACGAATGTTTATCGAAACTTGAGCTGAGCGACCTTTCGTCCAAAGAGCGCCTTAAAACCGAGCGTCGCTTAGAACAGCTGATCGCTCAGGGCTGGCACTCTGATGTTATCCGTAAACAGCGCCCGACGCCGCTGGATGAAGCCAAATGGGGTTTCGCTGTGGTTGAGAACTCACTATGGCAGGCGGTACCTGAATTTTTGCGCGAACTGGACGTCAGCGTGAAAAACTACCTCGGCGAAGGGCTGCCTATCGATGCCCGTCCGGTCCATTTCTCCTCCTGGATGGGTGGCGACCGTGACGGTAACCCGTTTGTCACCCACACCATTACCCGTGAAGTCATGCTGCTGTCACGCTGGAAAGCGGCGGACCTGTATCTGGGTGATATCAATGAGCTGATCTCCGAACTGTCGATGACCAAGTGTAACGACACGGTTCGCGATCTGGCAGGTGAAGAAGAACACGAACCGTACCGCGCCATCCTGAAACGGGTGCGTTCGGTGCTGCAGGAAACGCTGGAAATCCTCGATGCCAAAGTGCATGGCCAGCAACTGGCGGTTAAAGCACCGCTGCGTAACATCAGTCAGCTGTGGGAGCCGCTGTACGCCTGTTACCAGTCGCTGCACGAATGTGGCATGGGCGTGATTGCCGATGGCTCACTGCTCGATACCCTGCGCCGCGTGAAAGCGTTCGGCGTACACCTGGTACGCCTTGATATCCGTCAGGAAAGTACCCGTCACTCTGATGTGCTGTCTGAACTGACCCGTTATCTGGGTATTGGTGATTACGACCAGTGGAGTGAGCAGGACAAGATTGCCTTCCTGACTAACGAGCTGGCCTCTAAACGCCCGCTGCTGCCGCGCGACTGGCAACCTTCAGAGCCGGTTAAAGAAGTCCTCGATACCTGTAAAATTATCGCGTCTCAGCCACGTGAAGCCTTTGGTGCCTACGTGATTTCCATGGCGCGCACTGCGTCTGACGTGCTGGCAGTCCATCTGCTGCTGCAAGAATGCGGCTGTCCTTACCGCCTCGATGTATGTCCGCTGTTTGAAACGCTCGATGACCTCAATAACGCCGAAGCCGTTATTACCCAGCTGATGAGCATCGACCTGTACCGCGGCTTTATCCAGAACCACCAGATGGTGATGATCGGTTACTCCGATTCCGCCAAAGACGCCGGTGTGATGTCGGCGGGCTGGGCACAGTACCATGCGATGGAATCCCTGGTTAAAGTCGCCGAAGAAGCCGGTATTGAGCTGACCCTGTTCCATGGCCGCGGCGGTACAATCGGTCGTGGTGGTGCGCCAGCGCACGCCGCACTGCTGTCTCAGCCGCCAAAGAGCCTGAAAGGCGGCCTGCGCGTGACCGAGCAAGGTGAAATGATCCGCTTTAAACTCGGTCTGCCGGACGTGGCGGTCAACAGCTTCAACGTGTACGCCAGTGCGATTCTGGAAGCCAACCTGCTGCCGCCTCCGGAGCCAAAACAGGAGTGGCGCGATCTGATGGAAGTGCTGTCAGACGTATCCTGCGCGGCTTACCGTGCGGTCGTGCGTGGAGAAGCCGACTTCGTCCCTTACTTCCGTCAGGCCACACCTGAACTGGAGCTGGGTAAACTGCCGCTCGGTTCACGCCCGGCGAAACGTAACCCGAATGGCGGTGTGGAAAGTCTGCGTGCCATTCCGTGGATCTTCTCCTGGAGCCAGAACCGTCTGGTTCTGCCGGCCTGGCTTGGTGCCGGCGAAGCGATTCAGCACGCCATCGATCAAGGTTACCAGGCGCAGCTGGAAGAGATGTGTCGCGAATGGCCGTTCTTCTCAACCCGTCTCGGTATGCTGGAAATGGTGTACACCAAGTGTAATCTGGATATTGCCCGTTACTACGACGAGCGCCTGGTGGATGAACCACTGCGTCCGCTTGGCCAGCGTCTGCGCGATCAATTGCAGAAAGACATCAAAACCGTGCTGAACGTGGAAAACAACGAGAACCTGATGCAAAGCGACCCATGGGGCCATGAGTCGATTCGCCTGCGTAACATCTACGTTGAGCCGCTCAACATGCTGCAGGCTGAACTGCTGTACCGTACCCGTCAGAGTGAACAGCCGGATCCCGAGCTGGAAGAAGCACTGATGGTGACCATCGCAGGTATTGCCGCAGGCATGCGTAACACCGGCTAA
- a CDS encoding PadR family transcriptional regulator, translating into MSLPHVILTVLSTRDATGYDITKEFSASIGYFWKASHQQVYRELNKMGQQGLVTCVLEPQEGKPDRKVYSITDAGRSALGEWFDQPTAHPTVRDEFSAKLMACAVQPAHPYRAQLGELIEESRKLVTHYKEIESAYYANPAVMDKQQRLERLTLRRNLLVRQAWINWAEEVIAELDAMA; encoded by the coding sequence ATGTCATTACCACACGTTATCCTTACTGTTCTTAGCACTCGCGATGCAACCGGCTACGATATCACCAAAGAGTTTTCTGCGAGCATTGGCTATTTTTGGAAAGCCAGCCACCAACAAGTCTACCGTGAACTGAATAAAATGGGTCAGCAGGGCCTGGTAACTTGTGTCCTGGAACCTCAGGAAGGCAAACCTGACCGTAAAGTTTATTCGATTACGGACGCAGGCCGCAGCGCTCTGGGCGAATGGTTCGATCAGCCGACCGCGCATCCGACAGTAAGGGATGAATTCAGTGCTAAATTGATGGCTTGTGCCGTTCAGCCTGCACACCCTTACCGGGCTCAACTGGGCGAGCTGATTGAAGAATCCCGTAAGCTGGTGACTCACTACAAAGAGATTGAGTCGGCTTACTACGCCAATCCGGCGGTAATGGATAAGCAGCAACGTCTGGAGCGTCTGACGCTACGCCGTAATCTGCTGGTTCGCCAGGCCTGGATCAACTGGGCAGAAGAAGTGATTGCGGAACTGGATGCAATGGCGTAA